In Cucurbita pepo subsp. pepo cultivar mu-cu-16 chromosome LG04, ASM280686v2, whole genome shotgun sequence, the following are encoded in one genomic region:
- the LOC111793971 gene encoding WD repeat and HMG-box DNA-binding protein 1: protein MKIRSVKLREAHKAASNGKASFCSVLWDQQAYHIVTASSSESAISIHDSLLPSNNPKIIHHHREGVTALALSPNSTCLASGSMDRSVKLYKFPGGEFETNITRFTLPIRTLAFNKSGSLLAAAGDDDGIKLINTIDGSIARVLKGHKAAVTGLAFDPNSEYMASVDSFGTVIFWELQSGSIIHNLKGIAPSTGSDPSVLNVLCWSPDGEMLAVPGLRNDVVMYDRDTAEKLFSLRGDHTQPICFLSWSPNGKYMATSSLDRQILIWDVDQKLDIDRQKFDERICCMAWKPIGNALAVIDVIGKYGVWESVVPSSMKSPTEDIPKLQSRNSNGLLLFDEEDEEPSEHGNLSDLGEDSHYESEFPTRKRLRKHSTNEEILDEADSEDFSLLPKSESYKMSRRVKKDKTDNIDEGDINIATYSKLKLREAFQPGATPLQPGKKRFLCYNMLGSITTFEHDGYSHIEIDFHDTGSGPRVPSMNDHFGFTMAALNENGSVFANPCKGEKNMSTLMYRPFGSWANNSEWSMRFDGEEVKVVAVGTRWVAAFTSLNYLRIFTDGGLQKHILSLDGPVVTAAGFKDELAFVTHSSTCLPSNDQMLEFRILNISNGTQLLRGHLPLTPGSHLAWFGFSEEGKLSSYDSKGVLRVFTSQYGGSWVPLFSARKERKSDENYWVVGLNTSKLFCVICKNSESYPQVTPKPILTLLNLSFPLALSDLGAEALENEFMMNNMHLTQIHGRMEEMALLGLYDTELDDEAFCIEAAQDRCILRLIASCCNGDKLVRASELVKLLSLEKSVKGAIKLVTALKLPNLAERFNAILEERLLNEAKGTMEATTVSRSKCSGSVLPNAATSSSTLNCAVKGRSSEVSRPSSPKGPILSAPLFTKKLKSDGAKFNDGRTEDKQSSGVVKKGTENSGGDTNVAAADVKKAVSLSKIESTTLETNQHLNSCNSEKVKAGDVNQQPQCTRPSNPFLKSSIK, encoded by the exons ATGAAAATCCGGTCGGTGAAGCTCCGAGAAGCCCACAAGGCAGCCAGCAATGGCAAGGCTTCGTTTTGCTCCGTTCTGTGGGATCAACAAGCGTACCATATTGTCACTGCTTCGTCTTCCGAATCCGCCATATCCATCCATgattctcttcttccttcaaatAACCCGAAGATCATTCATCATCATCGCGAAGGGGTCACGGCTCTGGCTCTTAGCCCCAATTCCACCTGTCTCGCTTCTGGATCCATGGATCGATCCGTCAAGCTCTACAAGTTTCCCG GTGGAGAATTTGAGACCAATATCACAAGATTTACGCTGCCAATACGTACCCTTGCGTTTAATAAGTCCGGAAGCCTCTTGGCAGCAGCTGGCGATGACGATGGTATTAAGCTAATTAACACAATTGATGGTTCAATTGCTAGGGTTCTGAAAGGACATAAAGCAGCCGTTACTGGGTTGGCGTTTGACCCCAATAGTGAGTACATGGCATCGGTGGATTCATTTGGGACTGTAATTTTCTGGGAACTCCAATCTGGAAGTATAATACATAACCTTAAAGGCATAGCTCCTAGCACAGGTTCGGACCCTTCCGTTCTGAATGTTTTATGCTGGAGCCCTGACGGAGAGATGTTAGCAGTCCCAGGATTAAGAAATGATGTTGTGATGTATGATAGAGATACTGCTGAAAAGCTATTTTCATTGAGGGGAGATCACACCCAGCCTATTTGTTTCCTGTCATGGTCACCTAACGGAAAATACATGGCTACTTCTTCCTTGGATAGGCAAATTCTGATATGGGATGTTGATCAAAAGCTGGATATTGATAGACAGAAATTTGACGAGAGAATATGTTGCATGGCATGGAAGCCAATTGGCAATGCATTGGCTGTTATTGATGTCATAGGTAAGTATGGGGTGTGGGAATCAGTTGTTCCATCTTCTATGAAATCTCCAACTGAAGATATCCCAAAATTGCAATCAAGGAATAGCAACGGCTTGCTCTTGTTTGATGAAGAGGATGAGGAGCCTAGTGAACATGGCAATTTGAGTGATCTTGGAGAAGATAGCCATTATGAATCTGAATTTCCAACTCGAAAAAGGTTGCGTAAGCATTCAACAAATGAAGAAATCCTGGATGAGGCTGATAGCGAAGATTTTAGCCTTCTCCCGAAGTCGGAATCCTATAAAATGTCACGTCGTGTTAAAAAAGATAAGACAGATAATATTGATGAGGGAGATATAAACATTGCAACatatagtaaattgaaactaCGGGAGGCATTTCAACCAGGAGCTACTCCCTTGCAGCCAGGAAAGAAACGCTTTTTGTGTTACAATATGCTTGGAAGTATAACAACTTTTGAACATGATGGGTACTCCCACATAGAG ATAGATTTCCATGACACTGGCAGTGGCCCACGAGTTCCTTCAATGAATGATCATTTTGGTTTTACAATGGCTGCACTGAATGAAAATGGTAGCGTCTTTGCAAACCCTTGTAAGGGTGAGAAGAATATGAGCACTCTAATGTATCGCCCATTTGGTAGCTGGGCAAATAACAGCGAG TGGTCGATGAGATTTGATGGAGAAGAAGTTAAGGTCGTGGCAGTTGGTACCAGATGGGTGGCTGCATTTACAAGTCTTAATTATCTTCGCATCTTCACAGATGGTGGTTTACAG AAACATATTCTTTCTCTGGATGGGCCAGTGGTGACTGCAGCTGGCTTCAAGGATGAACTTGCATTTGTGACTCATTCTTCTACCTGTCTTCCCTCAAACGACCAG ATGCTAGAGTTCAGAATATTAAACATCTCTAATGGAACACAGCTCTTAAGAGGACATTTGCCATTAACTCCAGGATCACATCTCGCATGGTTTGGATTTAGTGAAGAAGGAAAATTGAGTTCCTACGATTCCAAG GGTGTACTCAGAGTGTTTACAAGTCAATATGGTGGCAGTTGGGTACCATTATTCAG TGCCCGTAAAGAGAGGAAGTCGGATGAAAATTATTGGGTGGTTGGGTTGAACACAAGCAAGTTGTTCTGTGTGATATGCAAAAATTCTGAGTCATACCCACAG GTGACACCTAAACCAATTCTTACTCTActaaatctttcatttccTCTTGCACTCTCTGACCTGGGTGCAGAAGCTCTTGAGAATGAGTTTATGATGAATAATATGCACCTCACACAG ATCCATGGGAGAATGGAGGAAATGGCATTACTTGGGTTGTACGACACAGAACTAGATGATGAGGCATTCTGTATTGAAGCTGCTCAAGACAGATGCATCTTAAGGCTCATTGCTTCCTGCTGCAACG GTGATAAGCTTGTCAGAGCTTCCGAACTAGTAAAACTTTTGTCGCTGGAGAAATCGGTGAAGGGTGCAATTAAGCTGGTTACTGCTTTGAAGCTTCCTAACTTGGCGGAACGTTTCAATGCCATATTAGAG GAAAGGTTGCTTAATGAAGCCAAAGGGACCATGGAAGCCACCACCGTTTCAAGATCTAAGTGCAGTGGATCTGTGTTACCTAACGCTGCAACCAGCAGTAGTACATTAAATTGTGCAGTAAAAGGCAGAAGTTCAGAAGTGAGTCGTCCATCCTCACCTAAAGGCCCAATACTCTCTGCACCTCTGTTTACAAAGAAACTGAAGTCCGACGGAGCAAAATTCAATGATGGAAGAACAGAGGATAAACAAAGTTCAGGGGTGGTGAAGAAGGGAACAGAAAACAGTGGTGGTGACACAAATGTAGCAGCGGCAGATGTGAAGAAAGCAGTGTCATTGAGTAAGATAGAGTCCACTACCCTTGAAACTAATCAACATTTGAATTCATGTAACAGTGAGAAGGTGAAGGCAGGAGATGTAAATCAACAACCTCAATGTACTCGCCCCTCGAATCCGttcttgaagtcatcaatcaAGTAA
- the LOC111793805 gene encoding O-fucosyltransferase 34-like has product MVMGLKSSSMVSSGRSKMKLWMIRAMTSVLLWTCIVQLTALGETWGPRVLKGWPSCFSQESASVDAFGIPNKPVPLPPKIVLPPKRVYKNNGYLMVSCNGGLNQMRAAICDMVTIARYLNVTLIVPELDKTSFWADPSEFQDIFDVDHFIASLRDEVRILKELPPRLKKRVEQGRIYSMPPISWSDISYYRNQVLPLIQKYKVVHLNRTDARLANNGQPMEIQKLRCRVNFSALRFTSQIEELGRKVIKLLRQNGPFLVLHLRYEMDMLAFSGCTQGCNDEEVEELTRMRYAYPWWKEKIINSELKRKDGLCPLTPEETALTLRALDIDPNIQIYIAAGEIYGGDRRMAALAKAFPKLVRKETLLEPSEFGFFQNHSSQMAALDYLVSLESDIFVPTYDGNMAKVVEGHRRYLGFKKTILLDRRLLVDMIDQFDRGILNWDEFSSAVKEAHAGRWGNPTKRLVIPDRPKEEDYFYSNPEECLQLSEEGFNST; this is encoded by the exons ATGGTGATGGGGTTGAAGAGTTCTTCAATGGTGTCGTCGGGGAGGTCGAAGATGAAGCTATGGATGATCCGCGCAATGACCTCtgttttgctttggacttgCATCGTGCAGTTGACGGCCTTGGGGGAGACGTGGGGGCCAAGGGTTTTGAAGGGTTGGCCTTCTTGTTTCTCTCAGGAATCTGCATCGGTTGATGCGTTTGGTATCCCCAATAAGCCTGTTCCACTTCCCCCCAAAATAGTTCTTCCTCCTAAGA GGGTCTATAAGAACAATGGTTATTTGATGGTTTCCTGCAATGGAGGACTCAATCAAATGAGAGCTGCG ATTTGTGATATGGTTACAATAGCaagatatttgaatgtaacaCTTATTGTACCTGAACTGGATAAGACGTCCTTTTGGGCTGATCCCAG TGAATTCCAGGACATATTTGATGTGGATCATTTTATTGCATCATTGAGAGATGAAGTGCGCATATTGAAGGAGTTGCCTCCCAGGCTCAAGAAGAGAGTGGAACAGGGAAGGATTTATTCCATGCCACCAATAAGTTGGTCTGATATATCTTACTACCGTAATCAG GTTCTTCCTCTGattcaaaaatataaagttgTGCATCTAAATAGAACCGATGCTCGACTTGCCAACAACGGTCAGCCTATGGAGATTCAGAAACTACGCTGTCGGGTAAACTTTAGTGCTCTGAGGTTCACTTCCCAGATTGAGGAGTTGGGAAGAAAAGTTATAAAGCTCCTACGCCAGAATGgtccttttcttgttcttcatctcAGATATGAAATGGACATGTTAGCATTTTCTGGGTGCACCCAAGGCTGCAATGATGAAGAGGTTGAAGAGTTGACAAGAATGAG ATATGCTTATCCCTggtggaaagaaaaaataataaactctgagttgaaaaggaaagatgGTTTGTGTCCATTAACACCTGAGGAAACTGCACTTACACTGAGGGCACTGGATATTGATCCCAATATCCAGATTTATATTGCTGCTGGCGAAATATACGGTGGCGACCGGAGAATGGCTGCTCTTGCAAAGGCTTTTCCAAAATTG GTAAGAAAGGAGACTTTGTTGGAACCTTCAGAATTTGGGTTTTTCCAGAATCATTCATCTCAGATGGCAGCATTGGACTATCTTGTTTCCTTGGAAAGTGATATATTTGTTCCTACGTATGATGGAAACATGGCTAAAGTTGTCGAAGGTCATCGCAG GTATCTTGGGTTTAAGAAGACGATCTTATTGGACAGAAGGCTACTTGTAGATATGATAGATCAGTTCGACAGAGGAATTCTTAACTGGGATGAATTCTCGTCGGCAGTGAAAGAAGCTCATGCAGGTCGGTGGGGGAATCCTACCAAGAGATTGGTCATTCCAGATAGGCctaaagaagaagattatTTCTATTCTAACCCAGAGGAGTGTTTGCAATTGTCAGAGGAAGGATTCAACAGTACATGA
- the LOC111793804 gene encoding transcription factor BIM1: MELPQPRPFGAEGSKSTHDFLSLYTHSSPQLDPRPSSQGGYLKTHDFLEPQERKRKASSKKEINVERPPPPVPPTSVEHFLPGGIGTFSISQVSYFDQRTLPKPEGSVFTGARSSSSGERNDENSNGSGFTLWEECAVKKGKTGKENILGDRPHEPRASTSQWTASMERPSQSSSNNHHNAFSCFSSSQPRGKKNPSFMEMLKSAKSNSQDEELDDDGDFVIKKEISTANKGELRIKVDGNSSDQKANTPRSKHSATEQRRRSKINDRFQMLRGLIPHSDQKKDKASFLLEVVEYIQFLQEKVQKYEGSYHEWNREIAKLMPLRNNQRSADGYNDQSRGVDNGPGPALVFSANFVEKNAPLSPLVPGSSHNAVDSDTSSATTLKAVDHHPGRTNNVVPFPMSIPPKLYAPTRDGSVVPQASKPLSSDTDHPSSQSQILSYQARCYNNDAAVASELQKEQDLTIEGGTVNISSVYSQGLLNTLTHALQRSGVDLSQARISVQIELGELANRRVTAPSSIVKDNNIPINDMETIHTRVSAAEDSERATKKLKTVKS; encoded by the exons ATGGAACTTCCTCAACCTCGTCCGTTTGGAGCCGAAG GAAGCAAATCAACGCATGACTTCCTCTCACTGTACACCCATTCAAGTCCACAGCTAGATCCAAGACCATCCTCACAAG GTGGCTATCTTAAAACACACGATTTCCTGGAACCACAAGAGCGAAAAAGGAAGGCCAGTAGCAAGAAAGAGATAAACGTGGAGAGGCCGCCACCACCGGTGCCGCCGACTTCCGTCGAGCATTTTCTCCCCGGAGGTATCGGGACTTTCAGCATAAGCCAAGTTTCATATTTTGATCAGAGGACTCTGCCGAAGCCGGAAGGTTCGGTTTTTACTGGTGCTCGATCGAGTAGCAGCGGTGAGAGAAATGATGAGAACTCCAATGGAAGTGGATTCACTCTGTGGGAGGAATGTGCAGTTAAAAAGGGAAAGACAGGGAAGGAGAATATTTTGGGAGATAGACCCCATG AACCTCGGGCGAGCACGAGCCAATGGACGGCGTCCATGGAGCGGCCGTCGCAATCATCTTCGAACAACCATCACAACGCTTTCAGTTGTTTCTCATCTTCTCA GCcgagaggaaaaaagaaccCGAGCTTCATGGAGATGCTAAAGTCGGCCAAGAGTAACTCTCAGGACGAGGAACTAGACGACGATGGTGACTTTGTCATCAAGAAAGAGATCTCTACCGCCAATAAAG GAGAATTGAGGATTAAAGTTGATGGGAACAGCTCTGATCAAAAGGCAAACACTCCTAGATCAAAGCACTCTGCGACAGAACaacgaagaagaagcaagATAAACGATAG ATTTCAGATGCTTAGAGGCCTCATTCCTCATAGTGACCAAAAGAAGGACAAGGCGTCTTTCTTATTAGAG gtgGTTGAGTACATTCAATTCTTACAGGAAAAGGTACAGAAGTATGAAGGTTCATACCACGAATGGAATCGGGAAATTGCTAAATTAATGCCGTTG AGAAACAATCAACGAAGTGCAGATGGCTATAATGATCAATCTCGAGGGGTAGATAATGGGCCTGGTCCTGCACTAGTTTTTTCAGCAAACTTTGTTGAGAAAAATGCCCCTTTATCTCCCCTTGTTCCTGGGAGTTCACATAATGCAGTCGATTCTGACACAAGTTCCGCGACAACCTTGAAAGCAGTTGATCACCATCCTGGAAGAACAAATAACGTAGTACCATTTCCCATGTCCATTCCACCAAAACTTTATGCACCTACAAGGGATGGAAGTGTGGTGCCCCAAGCCTCGAAACCATTGTCATCCGACACCGATCACCCTTCATCGCAGTCTCAAATCCTGTCTTATCAGGCCAGATGCTACAACAATGACGCTGCTGTTGCAAGTGAATTACAGAAAGAACAAGATTTGACCATTGAAGGTGGTACCGTTAACATCTCAAGTGTATATTCTCAAGG GTTGTTAAATACTCTCACTCACGCACTGCAGAGGTCTGGGGTGGATCTATCGCAGGCCAGGATCTCTGTGCAAATAGAACTCGGTGAACTAGCAAATAGGAGAGTCACAGCTCCATCATCCATTGTCAAG GATAACAACATTCCCATCAACGATATGGAGACGATACACACTAGAGTTTCGGCTGCAGAGGATTCCGAGAGGGCCACAAAGAAGCTCAAGACTGTGAAAAGCTAG